The following proteins come from a genomic window of Paenibacillus spongiae:
- the mnmG gene encoding tRNA uridine-5-carboxymethylaminomethyl(34) synthesis enzyme MnmG, giving the protein MKYDAGQYDVIVIGAGHAGCEAALAAARMGCETLLITINLDMIAFMPCNPSIGGPAKGHVVREVDALGGEMGRNIDKTFIQMRMLNTGKGPAVHALRAQADKFLYQHTMKKTIEETEHLTLRQGMVEELIVENGQCVGVITKSGAEYRAKTVVLTTGTYLRGKIIMGELIYESGPNNQQPSVNLSANLKELGLKLVRFKTGTPPRVHKDSIDFDKTEIQPGDENPKFFSYETEYSDNEQLPCWLTYTSEETHRIITENLHRAPMFSGAIEGTGPRYCPSIEDKIVRFADKPKHQIFLEPEGKHTSEYYVQGLSSSMPEDVQLRMLRSIPGLERVEMMRTGYAIEYDAVVPTQLWPSLETKVVPNLFTAGQINGTSGYEEAAGQGIMAGINAARKAQGKEPVVIERSQGYIGVLIDDLVTKGTSEPYRLLTSRAEYRLLLRHDNADLRLTPIGYEVGLITEERHNKFLRKKQMVEQEIERLKSAKIRAEQELLDMLASIGSAPISNTVDALSLLRRPEVTYAHIEPFAPSPEALTEEMKEQVEIQIKYSGYIEKQLLQVERLKKMEKKRIPSDIEYAEVHGLANEAKTNLAKIRPLSIGQASRISGVTPADISILLVYLEHYNRVVAARGS; this is encoded by the coding sequence ATGAAATACGATGCAGGACAATACGATGTTATTGTCATTGGCGCCGGACATGCGGGCTGCGAGGCTGCATTGGCAGCCGCCCGGATGGGCTGCGAGACGCTGTTGATCACGATTAATTTGGATATGATCGCTTTCATGCCCTGCAATCCTTCGATCGGCGGCCCGGCTAAAGGGCATGTCGTCCGGGAAGTGGATGCGCTGGGCGGAGAGATGGGGCGCAATATCGACAAAACATTCATTCAAATGCGAATGCTGAATACGGGGAAGGGTCCAGCCGTTCATGCGCTGCGCGCCCAGGCCGATAAATTTCTGTACCAGCATACAATGAAGAAAACGATCGAGGAGACCGAGCATCTGACACTCCGCCAGGGCATGGTGGAGGAGCTGATCGTGGAGAATGGCCAGTGCGTTGGTGTCATTACCAAATCGGGGGCGGAATACCGCGCCAAAACGGTTGTCCTAACGACTGGCACGTATTTGCGCGGCAAAATTATTATGGGCGAATTAATCTACGAAAGCGGTCCGAATAATCAGCAGCCTTCCGTTAATTTGTCGGCAAATTTGAAGGAGCTGGGTCTTAAGCTCGTGCGGTTTAAAACAGGTACGCCGCCGCGCGTCCATAAGGATTCGATCGACTTCGACAAAACCGAAATTCAACCGGGTGACGAGAATCCTAAATTCTTTTCTTATGAAACGGAGTATTCGGATAATGAACAGCTGCCTTGCTGGTTGACCTACACATCCGAAGAAACGCACCGCATCATTACTGAAAATCTCCATAGAGCCCCTATGTTTTCCGGCGCGATTGAAGGCACGGGACCCCGCTATTGCCCTTCGATCGAAGATAAAATCGTGAGGTTCGCCGACAAACCGAAGCATCAAATCTTCCTGGAGCCAGAAGGCAAGCACACCTCGGAATATTATGTACAAGGCCTGTCGTCGAGCATGCCGGAAGACGTGCAGTTAAGAATGCTCCGCTCGATCCCGGGATTAGAGCGCGTCGAGATGATGCGGACCGGCTATGCGATTGAATACGACGCAGTCGTTCCAACCCAGCTGTGGCCGTCGTTAGAAACAAAGGTTGTCCCTAATCTATTTACGGCAGGGCAAATCAACGGCACATCGGGTTACGAAGAAGCTGCAGGGCAGGGCATTATGGCGGGAATCAATGCGGCGCGTAAAGCGCAGGGCAAAGAACCGGTAGTTATCGAACGTTCGCAAGGCTATATTGGCGTTCTCATCGATGATCTGGTGACGAAAGGGACGAGCGAGCCGTATCGTCTGCTGACGTCCCGCGCCGAATATCGTCTGCTTCTGCGTCATGACAATGCCGACTTGCGCTTAACGCCGATCGGTTACGAAGTCGGACTTATTACGGAAGAACGGCATAACAAGTTCCTCCGTAAAAAACAAATGGTTGAACAGGAAATCGAACGGTTGAAATCAGCAAAGATTCGCGCTGAACAAGAGTTGTTGGATATGCTGGCTAGCATTGGATCGGCTCCAATTTCCAACACGGTCGATGCGCTTTCGCTGCTGCGCCGCCCGGAAGTGACTTATGCGCATATCGAGCCTTTCGCACCTTCTCCCGAAGCGCTGACCGAAGAGATGAAGGAACAGGTCGAAATCCAAATCAAATATTCGGGATATATAGAGAAACAGCTGCTGCAGGTCGAAAGACTGAAGAAAATGGAGAAGAAACGGATTCCATCCGACATTGAATATGCGGAAGTCCATGGACTCGCAAACGAAGCAAAGACAAATTTAGCTAAAATCCGTCCTTTGTCGATTGGGCAAGCATCTCGTATTTCTGGTGTAACGCCAGCTGACATATCCATTCTGCTCGTTTACTTGGAACACTATAATCGTGTCGTCGCTGCACGGGGGTCATGA
- the mnmE gene encoding tRNA uridine-5-carboxymethylaminomethyl(34) synthesis GTPase MnmE yields the protein MTLDTIAAISTAVGEGGIAVIRVSGPDAITESAKLFRSKSNIVDAPSHTVHYGHIVNPDDGEIVEEILLTIMRGPRSFTAEDVVELSTHGGVIAVKRVLALLLRQGSIRIAEPGEFTKRAFLNGRIDLTQAEAVIDLIRSKSDRAFTVAMKQAEGALSRKVKTLRHQLVELLAHIEVNIDYPEHDVTELTNQFILEKSRQACAEIDRLLKTAEEGKILREGIVTAIVGRPNVGKSSLLNALVQENKAIVTDIPGTTRDVIEEYITLGGIPLRLLDTAGIRETTDVVERIGVERSRTALEQADLILFVLNGNEPLHEDDRKLMEQLKGRPVIVLLNKSDLPSKLDTAELADFYTEESIVRMSVLNETGLDRLERVIRDMFFGGELESADLTYVSNVRHITLLHDARRSLTDAMEAIDNGIPIDIVQIDVRTAWEQLGEMIGDSVAESLIDQIFSQFCLGK from the coding sequence ATGACACTTGATACGATTGCCGCCATCTCAACCGCCGTTGGGGAAGGCGGCATTGCCGTTATTCGGGTAAGCGGTCCGGATGCGATAACCGAATCGGCGAAATTGTTTCGCTCTAAGTCGAATATTGTCGATGCGCCATCGCATACCGTTCATTACGGACATATTGTAAATCCGGACGATGGTGAAATCGTGGAAGAAATATTGCTCACGATTATGCGCGGCCCCCGTTCATTCACGGCCGAGGATGTCGTGGAGCTGAGTACGCATGGCGGCGTAATCGCCGTGAAGCGTGTCCTTGCATTACTGCTGCGCCAAGGAAGCATCCGGATTGCGGAGCCTGGGGAATTTACGAAACGGGCGTTTCTTAACGGTCGGATCGATCTTACCCAAGCGGAAGCGGTCATTGATCTCATTCGCTCCAAATCGGACCGGGCATTCACGGTAGCCATGAAGCAGGCTGAGGGAGCGCTGTCCCGGAAGGTAAAAACGCTGCGGCATCAGCTTGTCGAGCTGCTTGCTCATATTGAAGTGAATATCGATTATCCGGAGCATGATGTAACCGAGCTGACGAACCAATTTATCCTTGAGAAATCTCGGCAGGCATGTGCGGAAATCGACCGTTTATTAAAAACGGCGGAGGAAGGCAAAATATTACGGGAAGGCATCGTAACGGCAATCGTTGGACGGCCGAATGTCGGAAAATCTTCGCTGCTTAATGCGCTCGTGCAGGAAAACAAGGCGATCGTAACGGACATACCCGGCACGACCAGAGATGTGATCGAGGAGTATATCACGCTAGGCGGCATTCCGCTTCGTTTATTGGATACGGCGGGAATCCGCGAAACGACCGATGTCGTGGAACGTATAGGTGTAGAGCGTTCCCGTACAGCGCTTGAGCAGGCGGATCTCATCTTGTTCGTATTGAATGGGAATGAACCGCTTCATGAAGATGACCGTAAATTAATGGAGCAGCTGAAGGGACGGCCCGTTATCGTGTTATTGAACAAATCGGACTTACCGTCCAAGCTCGATACGGCCGAGCTCGCGGATTTCTACACGGAAGAATCGATCGTCAGAATGTCGGTGCTGAATGAGACCGGGTTGGATCGATTGGAACGCGTCATTCGCGACATGTTCTTCGGGGGAGAGCTTGAGAGTGCCGATTTGACCTATGTCAGCAATGTTCGCCACATTACGCTCCTCCATGATGCGCGCCGGTCGCTTACTGATGCTATGGAGGCGATCGATAACGGCATTCCGATCGATATTGTGCAAATCGATGTTCGGACGGCATGGGAGCAGCTCGGCGAAATGATTGGCGATTCGGTTGCGGAATCGCTGATCGATCAAATCTTCTCTCAGTTCTGTTTAGGTAAATAA